The window ATCAATAGGTTTGGGCAACATCTACCTCTTTTTAACCTCTTAATTTTACTAAGAAATCACCAACGTGGGTTGCTGTGCAATGGTAAAACTATTCTATCCTTAATCAGAGATATCGGGTTCCTGTcttgggtatggagaaaatcCTGTTAGGTACGCCACCTCCAGAATGACATGTcttgggtatggagaaaatcCTGTTGGGTACGCCACCTCCAGAATAAGCGCTGCAATACGCGATTCGAATTAATCGAAATCTAGTACAGATACTAAACACCTAGTGAaaacccccccaaaaaaataataatattttttttgacctCTATCAAAGGCCCACAAAAGAAAATCACTTTCTTTCTTCGTCTAATTAACTAGGTCCAGTTACTATCAATCTTTCACATGCTGCCACGTGGCAGTATTACATACTCACAttctattcttaatttttttttttctcttatcctcttgtatattcaaattcaagataCTTCTTTTCTAAAGGATATTAACTTTCTAAGTATAAATTTTGGTTGTTCTAGTTTGACATTCTATTACAATTCATTTAAAATCAGCTATTTACTTATACTCATTTAAAATCCTTTATTTTAACACATATACAAAGTTCGAGCCAAAGCTAGGTTCACTCGAACCCAAATATGACCTTCTACGTCAATCCGACTCATATATATACTGATAATGTAAGAATTATTTGCAACTCAATGTATCTAcgttaaattcaaaatttaatttattgacaCAAATTGGTTATAAATAGCTACTTTTTTCTTACTTGCAAAAGAGATTtcatattctatatatatatatagactatTCTAGGATTCTACCACTAGTTTTcaccatcatatatatatatatagagacaCACACATACACCATATCTTCTTCTTCCTAGCTCTATTACTTTTAGTCATTCAAATGTGTTAGTCAAGCCCTAGTCTCTACCCTAATATACCAACTCCCAATTAAAGCTTCATCTTTACCTTTTCTTTATGTTCTTTATGGAATAAAGCAACACCTAATGTTCTTGAGAAtaacaaaaaccctagcttgatTGGCCAACTTTTGGAGATTAATTTGTTCTTTTAATTATTCTCACAAAAACCATATATATGTTTCCTACAAGCAACATCATCCATGACCCTTTTTCCTACACCTCACAAGAATTGCTTAAGCAATCCTATAATACACATGATCATCAAAACCctaattcaacttcaaaattagtagtagaagaagaagatcCATTTTTCTTGAACTTCCCTTCTCCATTTGATTTTGATGACCATGAACTCCCATTAAGCCAAATATTTTCTCAAACTAGTGATAATAACCATGGCACTAATCAAGCTGGTCCGGACAGCGCAATTAAAGATAACCATAGTGTTGACATTTCAAGATCTACACTACTCAGCGCGAAAATCATGGGAGACCAGAGTTCAAATCCAGACATCAGCAGGAAAAACCCTACTGAGCCGGCCATGGCCACATCATCAAAGAAGAGAAAACTAAGTGCAAAACCGCGAAGGAGGACAGGTAAAAAGGACAGGCATAGCAAGATTTGCACAGCTCAAGGTGTGAGAGACAGGAGGATGAGATTATCCCTTCAAATAGCGCGTAAGTTCTTCGATCTCCAAGACATGTTAGGGTTTGATAAAGCAAGTAAAACCATAGAATGGTTGTTTTCCAAGTCCAAGAATGCTATCAAAGAGCTCACAAGAAGCATCCCACTTGAAAACAATGAAGATcatagaaaaatgagaaaaattgagtCAAGGGATAGGACAAGAAGTGAAAAGCCAAACAAAAAGTGCAATCAAGATCAAGAATTGGATGAAACAAACCCTAAAAGTATTGATAAATTAGGGTCAAATTCTTCAAAATCTTATCTTGAAAATCAATTTGCTAATGTTGGTATCATGGAAAAATACTTAGGTGGTGCAAGTTGTTCCTCAATAACTTCTATATTTGATTATGACAATAATGGAGTAATCAAAGGAGGCATAGATAATATTTCTGACAATTATTGCTTCAATAATATGGGATTTCTTGAAAATTGTACTATCACAAATGAGGTTCAAATTCCATTTGCAGCAGGTAATAACAACCCTAGTTCAATTAATTTGAACAATTCAAGATTTCAGcaattttagattattattgGACCAATAAAATCATTTCTCCAGGCATTAGACtgaaatgattttttatttttgttttggtttgttGATGATTTGGAATATGACAAAGTTTGCAGAACTTTGGTACTTGATTGTAGAAAgactaataaattttttttttttttatgtttctatcaCTTgcttttgagttttcttatattaGGTTTGGGATTTAAGTTTGTACATATATTGTTAGTAATTATTTTGCTCAAACTTTCCAAAATTATTATCGCGCTGAAGTTGAATTCTCAAACAAGACATATCACtttaatttgaaatatctaaTACACATTTGTCAACATTTTTTATGACTCGAAAGACCTTATTCGCCTATCTAGATATAACTAAATTAAGGTCTTGgaagctatatattttttttatatgtactATATTTTAGTTTTGTCAGAAGAGGAAATAATGCTTGTAGACTTTAAACTAGTTGAGATCAATCATATGAATGTTATGTTTAATTAGATCCATTTATTATTTAGAAGAGTCATTAGTGATAGATTATAGTAACCTTAATTGTCAACTTACTGCAACCATTTAttatacttcctccgtcccaaattaagATAACACgttattgattaagaaaaataattaataacatggctagtttactatagtactcctattaaatgatgtttatattttaatttgaagaaaaaataattaatgcaaagagtaaaacatggaaaaaatttttgtctcttcttgatttgtgaaaaaagacaagtaaaataggaaatttggaatggttaatttgggacagagggagtattatTCAGCAACCATCGCAAGTTTCTTTACTTCATAAGATCAATTCAAGGGGTAATAGTACTTGAAAAAAAGATTAAGTCATGTAGAATAGTACGTACACACGGCACTTAAAAAGATAACCTGATAATAGAGCCGTGATATTTTGAGATAAAGTAATAGAACGATGAAAATGTCTGATTATAGCATGATGGGAATGTCTGATTATAGCTCAACGCAATGCTTCAATAACTTGATAAAGAaaagatacactttcatattagGTCATCAAGATTAAACTTGATCAAACAAGCAGATCAAAGGCTTTAttattgaaaaagtaaaaatgatTATTCAGCAATTATCACAAGATTCATTACTTGAGAAGATCAATTCTGGGGATAACCGTACTCGAAAACTAGATTAagtgatttatattatttgacGTACGTACGAAACCTAAAAAGATAGCCTGATAATAGAATCGTAATATTTGTGAGATAAGTAATGAAACGATGAAAATGTCTGAGTTATAGCACAACTCAATGCTTCAATAATAAACTTTAATATTAGGTGATCAAGATtaataaagttgatcaaacaagtcaaaTGCAATTTCTACCCATAAATTGAAGAgacattaatttttctttatggtATATCTATTAGTATATTGTAAGTGTCAGATGCCCCACATTTTTAacattgactttttttttatgtaccttcaaaattcaaattaaattccTGCAGTTTCTTAACATTAGTAGTAGTTATTAGTCgttatacacacacatatatatagtcaaagtaaaagaaaagtcaTGTGCAAAATCAATAAATATCAGCACATACAATTGAATGAAACTTTGCAGACAACATTCATTTGTAGTCCTTTATATTTGTTCTATAAATAGTTAGATGAGAGCTTTAGAATAACGGATAAAGTTGCTATCATGTGACCAGGAGATCATATATAGATCAAGtcgtggaaacagcctctctttGAAATGCAAGATAAGGCTACGTACaataatagacccttgtggtgcATATATAACGAAAGCTTTAGTGCGCCGACTGTCTTTTAATTGTTATATGATCAACAACCAATGCAACTTTCCTATTTGTACATCAAAATTTAGCAGTCAAAAGCAATAAATTGCAAATAATGGTGCTTTCAATTATATGCCAAGAAGAAATATAGACAACTGACTAAATTATTCTGATTTTCTGCTATTTTAGTTGTTGTACCTCTAACTCCAAGGAATATTTTTAGGACCTTTCAGAAAATGTTATCGCATTCGTGTCAAATAATCCTTTAAATATAAAGTTTTTTTCTCGGAGGATTCGATGCTTATTTTTTGAAGcatccgagcaacatagcttcCAAGTTGATACATAGGTTATTACTTCATATAGATTTTGCCTTGGAATCTAAAAATTGaaacttgtatttttttattttcttttgtttttcgcCCTGGCGTCCGGTATCTATATGGTGTTCGATCATCTGAATTCAAGTCGAAAAGTCTTACATTGCAAGTAAAGggttttctttaacaaagacgACGCCATATCGAACAATCAAGCATGAGATCTATGGCTGAAACTTTATTTTGCTAAAGTTTCTCCATTGCGCTAATTAATAATTTATGTTTAACTTTGTAATTAATAGGGATGAAACCTAATATCTCCACTAGTAGTTGGACTTaagatgttatatatatatatatatatatatttatatatgttctTACATAgttccattttcttttttcactACTAAATTATTAGCAGTGTACAACAAAGAAAAGGACAACAGTACTATTGAATGGAGCTATAATTACATTTATTGCAacatttaattttagaaaaactgTACTATTTATCTAtagagaagaatagaaagaatTACATACTACAAGTCATTCCATTGAGTTGACCATAGCAAATTGAGGAGACCAACTCAATAAATTCATTCAAATAGAGTCAAAGACACatttgtcttttgctacaaatGATTTCAAGTTACCTTCTTCATGACTTATTCACAATCCAATATCATGACATGTATTGTTAGTTTTGGCTCAACAGATCGACCTTCAATATTAAAAAAAGACAAATTTTCAAccataaaaaaccgaccacaaaatgtggtcggttttttatttaaaaaaaaagcgatcacaagtggtcacttttatattttaaaatttcaaaataataatttttatattaattattattttctttacaacaaaaaaaataaaaaagtcgaccacttgtggtctgttttaactaaaaaaaatataattacaaatattttaaaaatcgaccacaagtggtcggttttaaaaatactttttaattatattttttataaaaccaacaacaagtggtcggtttttaattaaaaaataataataatttaaaaataccgaccactagtggtcggttttttattaaataaaaaataataattttaaaaaaccgaccacttttggtcggtttttaattataataaaaaataaaattaattttaaaaaataaccaatataataataaaaaaataattaaaaagtaattattaggaattaaaaaaaagtaaataattatatatataatctaatgtattattttttgaaacTATATTAATCACACGTAGTCaaaaaccaatataataataataaaaatcaatcaattttagat of the Capsicum annuum cultivar UCD-10X-F1 chromosome 11, UCD10Xv1.1, whole genome shotgun sequence genome contains:
- the LOC107847192 gene encoding transcription factor TCP18-like — translated: MFPTSNIIHDPFSYTSQELLKQSYNTHDHQNPNSTSKLVVEEEDPFFLNFPSPFDFDDHELPLSQIFSQTSDNNHGTNQAGPDSAIKDNHSVDISRSTLLSAKIMGDQSSNPDISRKNPTEPAMATSSKKRKLSAKPRRRTGKKDRHSKICTAQGVRDRRMRLSLQIARKFFDLQDMLGFDKASKTIEWLFSKSKNAIKELTRSIPLENNEDHRKMRKIESRDRTRSEKPNKKCNQDQELDETNPKSIDKLGSNSSKSYLENQFANVGIMEKYLGGASCSSITSIFDYDNNGVIKGGIDNISDNYCFNNMGFLENCTITNEVQIPFAAGNNNPSSINLNNSRFQQF